In the Pseudomonas sp. DTU_2021_1001937_2_SI_NGA_ILE_001 genome, one interval contains:
- the betT gene encoding choline transporter BetT, translated as MNGPVFYFAATFILLFGIIVISFPEAAGQWLLAAQNWAANTVGWYYMLAMTLYLVFVVVTALSGYGRIKLGADHDEPEFSYLSWAGMLFAAGISITLFFFCVSEPLTHLMQPPQGEAGTADAARQAMQLLFLHWGLHGWGVFAFVGMALAYFAYRHNLPLALRSALYPLIGKRINGPIGYAVDGFGIIATIFGLGADMGFGVLHLNSGLDYLFGVAHTHWVQVTLIVLMMGAAIVVAVSGVEKGVRVMSDINMLLACALLLFVLFAGPTQHLLNTLVQNIGDYLGALTTKSFDVYAYKQQADGWLGGWTVFYWAWWIAWAPFVGLFIARISRGRTIREFVFGVLFIPLGFTLAWMSIFGNSAIEQVLAHGMSALGQSAIDDPSMTLYLLLETYPWSKVVIGVTVFISFVFFVTSADSGTVVLSTLSAKGGSADEDGPKWLRVFWGAATALVTSGLLFSGSIDALKSAVVLTSLPFSLILLTMMWGLHKAFYMESQRQLAQLYSLAPASGARRGGWRQRLSQAVHYPSRDEVYRFLDQTVRPAIDEVTAVFVEKGLSVTKPDDPAPDSVSLEIGHGEERPFIYQVRMKGYFTPSFALSGMGSRHLNNRRYYRAEVHLSEGSQDYDLVGYTREQVINDVLDQYERHMQFLHLVR; from the coding sequence ATGAATGGCCCGGTGTTCTATTTTGCCGCGACCTTCATTCTGCTCTTCGGCATCATCGTCATCAGCTTCCCCGAAGCCGCCGGCCAGTGGCTGCTGGCCGCACAGAACTGGGCCGCCAACACGGTCGGCTGGTACTACATGCTGGCCATGACGCTGTATCTGGTCTTCGTGGTGGTCACCGCCTTGTCCGGCTATGGCCGGATCAAACTCGGTGCCGACCACGACGAGCCCGAATTCAGCTACCTGTCCTGGGCCGGCATGCTGTTCGCTGCCGGTATCAGCATCACGCTGTTCTTCTTCTGCGTCTCTGAACCGCTGACCCACCTGATGCAGCCGCCGCAAGGCGAGGCCGGTACTGCCGATGCGGCGCGCCAGGCCATGCAGCTGCTGTTCCTGCACTGGGGTCTGCATGGCTGGGGCGTGTTCGCCTTCGTCGGCATGGCCCTGGCCTACTTCGCCTACCGCCATAACCTGCCGCTGGCACTGCGCTCGGCGCTTTATCCGCTGATCGGCAAGCGCATCAACGGTCCGATCGGCTATGCAGTCGATGGCTTCGGCATCATCGCCACCATCTTCGGCCTGGGGGCCGACATGGGCTTCGGCGTACTGCACCTGAACTCCGGCCTCGACTACCTGTTCGGCGTCGCCCACACCCACTGGGTGCAGGTCACCCTGATCGTGCTGATGATGGGCGCGGCAATCGTCGTGGCGGTGTCTGGCGTGGAGAAGGGCGTGCGGGTCATGTCCGACATCAACATGCTGCTGGCCTGCGCGCTGCTGCTGTTCGTGCTGTTCGCCGGACCCACCCAGCACCTGCTCAATACGCTGGTGCAGAACATCGGTGACTACCTGGGTGCGCTGACCACCAAGAGCTTCGATGTGTATGCCTACAAGCAGCAGGCCGACGGCTGGCTGGGCGGCTGGACCGTGTTCTATTGGGCCTGGTGGATCGCCTGGGCGCCGTTCGTGGGCCTGTTCATTGCGCGTATCTCGCGTGGCCGCACCATCCGTGAATTCGTCTTCGGTGTGCTGTTCATTCCGCTGGGCTTCACCCTGGCGTGGATGTCGATCTTCGGCAACAGCGCCATCGAGCAAGTGCTGGCGCACGGCATGAGCGCACTGGGCCAGTCGGCCATCGACGACCCGTCCATGACCCTCTACCTGCTGCTGGAAACCTACCCGTGGAGCAAGGTGGTCATCGGTGTAACGGTGTTCATCAGCTTCGTGTTCTTCGTCACCTCGGCAGACTCCGGCACCGTGGTACTGTCCACCCTGTCGGCCAAGGGCGGCAGCGCCGACGAGGACGGCCCGAAATGGCTGCGGGTGTTCTGGGGCGCAGCCACCGCGCTGGTGACCAGCGGCCTGCTGTTCTCCGGCAGCATCGACGCGCTGAAGTCGGCGGTGGTGCTGACCTCGCTGCCGTTCTCGCTGATCCTGCTGACCATGATGTGGGGCCTGCACAAGGCCTTCTACATGGAGTCGCAGCGTCAGCTGGCGCAGCTTTACTCCCTGGCCCCGGCCTCCGGCGCACGGCGTGGCGGCTGGCGCCAGCGTCTGAGCCAGGCGGTGCATTATCCATCGCGTGACGAGGTGTACCGGTTCCTCGACCAGACCGTGCGCCCGGCCATCGACGAGGTGACCGCCGTATTCGTCGAGAAGGGCCTGAGCGTGACGAAGCCGGACGATCCCGCACCGGATTCGGTGAGCCTGGAAATCGGCCACGGCGAAGAGCGGCCGTTCATCTACCAGGTGCGCATGAAGGGCTACTTCACCCCGTCGTTCGCCTTGAGTGGCATGGGCTCGCGGCACCTGAACAACCGCCGCTATTACCGCGCCGAGGTGCACTTGAGCGAAGGCAGCCAGGACTACGACCTGGTGGGCTACACCCGCGAACAGGTCATCAACGACGTGCTCGACCAGTACGAGCGGCACATGCAGTTCCTGCATCTGGTGCGCTAG
- the tcyJ gene encoding cystine ABC transporter substrate-binding protein: MNISAIRRTLLLSALTLALGTGLAGQAMAGEQLQKIKDSGTLNVGLEGTYPPFSFVDENGKLTGFEVELSEALAKELGVKAKIQPTKWDGILAALESKRLDVVVNQVTISEERKKKYDFSTPYTVSGIQALTRKQDAGSIKTAQDLAGKKVGVGLGTNYEQWLKANVPAAVVKTYDDDPTKYQDLRVGRIDAILVDRLAALELVKKTKDSLAVTGEPFSRQESGVALRKGEPELLKAVDDALAKLRADGTLAKLSEKYFGADVTK, translated from the coding sequence ATGAACATCTCCGCTATTCGTCGTACCCTGCTTCTCTCTGCACTGACTCTGGCACTGGGCACCGGCCTGGCCGGGCAGGCCATGGCTGGCGAGCAACTGCAGAAAATCAAGGACAGCGGCACCCTGAACGTGGGCCTGGAAGGCACTTATCCACCGTTCAGCTTCGTGGATGAAAACGGCAAGCTCACCGGCTTCGAGGTCGAGCTGTCAGAAGCCCTGGCCAAGGAGCTGGGCGTGAAGGCGAAGATCCAGCCGACCAAATGGGACGGCATTCTCGCGGCACTGGAATCCAAGCGCCTCGACGTGGTGGTCAACCAGGTGACCATCTCCGAAGAGCGCAAGAAGAAATACGACTTCTCGACCCCCTACACCGTCTCCGGCATCCAGGCTCTGACCCGCAAGCAGGACGCCGGCAGCATCAAGACCGCGCAAGACCTGGCCGGCAAGAAGGTCGGCGTCGGCCTGGGCACCAACTACGAGCAGTGGCTGAAGGCCAATGTTCCAGCCGCCGTGGTCAAGACCTATGACGACGATCCGACCAAGTACCAGGACCTGCGCGTAGGCCGTATCGACGCGATTCTGGTCGACCGCCTGGCCGCCCTGGAGCTGGTGAAGAAGACCAAGGATTCCCTGGCGGTGACCGGCGAACCCTTCTCTCGCCAGGAGTCCGGCGTGGCACTGCGCAAGGGCGAGCCCGAGCTGCTCAAGGCGGTCGATGACGCGCTGGCCAAGCTGCGCGCCGACGGCACCCTGGCCAAGCTCTCGGAGAAGTACTTCGGGGCTGACGTCACGAAATGA
- the epsC gene encoding serine O-acetyltransferase EpsC, with product MSDIPKGSAEGRTSHWQLQRIVGQLREARDDWRTRNRRVSGEHGGRELPSRDAMGEILEALAGALFPMRLGPVDLREESEDFYVGHTLDVALNALLAQARLEMRYVAHQQGASIEGVDQKALELIQDFASALPGIRRLLDTDVLAAYQGDPAARNVDEVLLCYPGILAVIHHRLAHHLYRAGLPLLARISSEIAHSATGIDIHPGAQIGPSFFIDHGTGVVIGETAIIGERVRIYQAVTLGAKRFPADEDGNLHKGHARHPIVEDDVVIYAGATILGRITIGQGSTIGGNVWLTRSVPAGSNLTQANLLQHDDGTQK from the coding sequence GTGAGCGATATTCCAAAGGGTTCGGCCGAGGGCCGCACCAGCCACTGGCAGTTGCAACGTATCGTCGGCCAGCTGCGCGAGGCGCGGGACGATTGGCGCACCCGCAACCGCCGGGTCAGTGGTGAACACGGCGGCCGCGAGCTGCCGTCGCGCGATGCCATGGGCGAGATCCTCGAAGCCCTGGCCGGTGCGCTGTTCCCCATGCGCCTGGGCCCGGTGGACCTGCGCGAGGAAAGCGAAGACTTCTACGTCGGCCACACCCTGGACGTCGCCCTCAACGCCCTGCTGGCGCAGGCGCGCCTGGAGATGCGCTACGTCGCCCACCAGCAGGGCGCGAGCATCGAAGGTGTGGACCAGAAGGCCCTGGAACTGATCCAGGATTTCGCCAGCGCCCTGCCGGGCATCCGCCGCCTGCTGGATACCGATGTACTGGCCGCCTACCAGGGCGACCCGGCGGCGCGTAACGTTGACGAAGTGCTGCTGTGCTACCCCGGCATCCTGGCGGTCATCCACCACCGTCTGGCCCACCACCTGTACCGCGCCGGTCTGCCACTGCTGGCGCGTATCAGCTCAGAGATCGCGCATTCCGCCACCGGTATCGACATTCACCCTGGCGCGCAGATCGGCCCGAGCTTCTTCATCGACCATGGCACCGGCGTGGTGATCGGAGAAACCGCGATCATCGGCGAGCGGGTGCGCATCTACCAGGCGGTGACCCTGGGCGCCAAGCGCTTCCCGGCCGACGAGGACGGCAACCTGCACAAGGGCCACGCGCGCCACCCGATCGTCGAAGACGACGTGGTGATCTACGCCGGCGCCACCATTCTGGGGCGCATCACCATCGGCCAGGGCTCGACCATCGGCGGCAACGTGTGGCTCACCCGCAGCGTGCCGGCCGGCAGCAACCTGACCCAGGCCAACCTGCTGCAGCACGACGACGGCACCCAAAAGTAA
- a CDS encoding D-cysteine desulfhydrase has translation MLKKQLDRFNRLDLIGAPTPLEKLERLSAWVGRDIYIKRDDTTTLALGGNKVRKLEYLAADALAQGADTLITAGAIQSNHVRQTAALAARLGLGCVALLENPIASEDPNYLHNGNRLLLDLFDARVELVESLDNADEQLQALAVRLHASGKKPYLVPIGGSSPVGALGYVRAGLELAEQITASGETFAAVVTASGSAGTHSGLALALADQLPELPVIGVTVSRSEEAQLPKVQGLAERTAELLGMSLPERFKVYLWDEYYAPRYGEPNAGTLAAIKLVASQEGLLLDPVYTGKAMAGLLDGIGRQRFDEGPILFLHTGGAPALFAYSQAFSG, from the coding sequence ATGCTCAAGAAACAGCTCGACCGTTTCAACCGTCTGGACCTGATCGGCGCCCCTACCCCGCTGGAAAAGCTCGAACGCCTCTCCGCCTGGGTCGGCCGCGACATCTACATCAAGCGCGATGACACCACCACATTGGCCCTGGGTGGCAACAAGGTGCGCAAGCTCGAATACCTCGCCGCCGACGCGCTGGCCCAGGGGGCCGATACGCTGATCACCGCCGGCGCCATCCAGTCCAACCATGTACGCCAGACCGCCGCCCTCGCCGCGCGCCTGGGCCTGGGCTGCGTGGCGCTGCTGGAAAACCCCATCGCCAGCGAAGACCCCAACTACCTGCACAACGGCAACCGCCTGCTGCTTGACCTGTTTGATGCCCGCGTCGAGCTGGTCGAAAGCCTGGATAACGCCGACGAACAGTTGCAGGCCCTGGCCGTGCGCCTGCACGCCAGCGGCAAGAAGCCCTACCTGGTGCCGATTGGCGGCTCCAGCCCGGTGGGTGCGCTGGGCTATGTACGCGCCGGCCTGGAGCTGGCCGAGCAGATCACCGCCAGCGGCGAAACCTTCGCCGCCGTGGTCACCGCCTCCGGCAGTGCCGGTACTCACAGCGGCCTGGCGCTGGCCCTGGCCGACCAGTTGCCCGAGCTGCCGGTGATCGGCGTCACCGTGTCGCGCAGCGAAGAAGCGCAACTGCCCAAGGTACAAGGCCTGGCCGAACGCACCGCTGAGCTGCTGGGCATGTCGCTGCCGGAACGTTTCAAGGTGTACCTCTGGGACGAGTACTATGCGCCACGCTATGGCGAGCCGAATGCCGGCACCCTGGCGGCGATCAAGCTGGTGGCCAGCCAGGAAGGCCTGCTGCTCGACCCGGTGTACACCGGCAAGGCCATGGCCGGGCTGCTCGATGGCATCGGTCGGCAGCGCTTCGACGAGGGGCCGATTCTGTTCCTGCACACCGGCGGCGCCCCGGCGCTGTTCGCTTATTCGCAGGCGTTCAGCGGGTAA